The Desulfuromonas sp. genome has a segment encoding these proteins:
- a CDS encoding ATP-binding protein: protein MDNPINFWLDIIAQFSGGRGEAGNNLVPFGLAAALWGALLVLAWFKNRRAVAPRERLLIWGFGLGFAREVLMLVGNLLHMGEVDHQSVHLFFPPLKHAFSLAAETVVAVAFVQYLLNAAALGRRLLLGGLALVGACFATTFLWWGRVAVALPDLRFAKTWCDWSFHLVGCAVLMVAFFYLVRSRGWVRNMVLLALGFFFLEDFLKIFDLATGMVSHSTLMPVRNSLHLLAIPLLGYVYVKEMVLERELLSTTVEQAVEGIIIIGPERKIEYANAAVERLTGFSREEIVGQGVGFLRSGKQNEISCEDIWDTLRRGEPWRGRVINRRKDGGSFEGERTIFPVRNPKGEIVNYVALIRDMSNEMRMERQLGRAQRLEAIGTLAGGIAHDFNNILSPIMGYTELTLESLPPDSPAREHLNQVLAATGRARDLVKQILASSRSSSQPRQPVQIAPIVKETLKLLRASLPTTIDIEQRLEAGRDVVLADPTQIHQVMLNLATNGAQAMGTREGTLRVGLSEERVAAGAARHHDLEEGAYLRLTVSDTGCGMTAEVEERIFEPFFTTKDVDQGTGLGLTVVQGIVKSHGGAILIDSEPGRGTTFEVYFPQLFGEAVAAAEEKASAFAGGEHILFVDDERSIADLGNQGLKRLGYRVSATTSGPEALELFRERPDDFDLVITDQTMPQMTGTVLAGHLVGIRPDIPIILCTGYSPGLTPEAVAALGIREMVNKPLTAREYGEAIRRVLVGASA from the coding sequence TGGTTCAAGAACCGCAGGGCCGTCGCGCCCCGGGAGCGGCTGCTGATCTGGGGGTTCGGGCTCGGCTTTGCCCGCGAAGTGCTGATGCTGGTGGGCAATCTCCTGCACATGGGCGAAGTCGACCACCAGAGCGTGCACCTGTTTTTCCCGCCCCTCAAACATGCCTTCTCCCTGGCTGCCGAGACCGTGGTCGCGGTGGCCTTCGTGCAGTACCTGCTGAACGCGGCCGCTCTCGGGCGGCGTCTCCTTCTGGGCGGACTCGCCCTGGTGGGCGCATGTTTCGCCACCACCTTCCTGTGGTGGGGACGTGTCGCAGTCGCCCTTCCCGATCTCCGGTTTGCCAAGACCTGGTGCGACTGGTCCTTTCACCTGGTCGGCTGTGCGGTGCTGATGGTGGCCTTTTTCTATCTGGTCCGAAGCAGGGGGTGGGTCCGCAACATGGTGTTGCTGGCCCTCGGCTTTTTTTTCCTGGAGGATTTCCTTAAAATCTTCGACCTCGCCACGGGCATGGTCAGCCACAGCACCCTGATGCCGGTTCGTAACAGTCTGCACCTGCTGGCCATTCCCCTGCTGGGGTATGTCTACGTCAAGGAAATGGTCCTGGAGCGGGAACTGCTCTCCACGACGGTGGAGCAGGCGGTGGAAGGCATCATCATCATCGGCCCCGAGCGCAAGATCGAGTACGCCAATGCAGCCGTGGAACGGCTGACCGGCTTCAGCCGGGAAGAGATCGTCGGCCAGGGGGTCGGTTTTCTGCGCAGCGGAAAGCAAAATGAAATCTCCTGCGAGGATATCTGGGACACCCTGAGGCGCGGCGAGCCCTGGAGGGGCCGGGTGATCAACCGCAGGAAGGATGGTGGGAGCTTCGAGGGGGAGAGGACGATTTTCCCCGTGCGCAACCCGAAGGGGGAGATCGTCAACTATGTCGCCCTGATCCGCGACATGAGCAACGAGATGCGCATGGAGCGCCAGCTGGGCCGGGCGCAGCGGCTCGAGGCCATCGGCACCCTGGCGGGGGGCATTGCCCACGATTTCAACAACATCCTCTCCCCGATCATGGGCTACACTGAACTCACCCTCGAAAGCCTTCCCCCCGACAGCCCGGCCCGGGAACATCTGAACCAGGTTCTGGCCGCGACGGGCCGGGCGCGGGATCTGGTCAAGCAGATCCTGGCCAGCAGCCGCTCCAGCAGCCAGCCCCGGCAGCCGGTCCAGATCGCTCCCATCGTGAAGGAAACCCTCAAGCTGCTGCGGGCCTCCCTGCCGACGACCATCGATATCGAGCAGCGGCTGGAGGCGGGGCGGGACGTGGTCCTGGCCGATCCCACCCAGATCCACCAGGTTATGCTCAACCTGGCCACCAACGGCGCCCAGGCGATGGGAACGAGGGAGGGGACCCTTCGGGTCGGCCTGAGCGAAGAGCGGGTCGCCGCCGGTGCCGCCCGGCATCACGATCTCGAGGAAGGGGCCTACCTGAGGCTCACCGTCTCCGACACCGGCTGCGGAATGACCGCCGAGGTGGAGGAGCGCATTTTCGAACCGTTCTTCACGACCAAGGACGTGGACCAGGGGACCGGGCTCGGGCTGACCGTGGTCCAGGGGATCGTGAAGAGCCACGGGGGGGCCATTCTGATCGACAGCGAGCCGGGCAGGGGAACGACCTTCGAGGTCTATTTCCCGCAGCTCTTCGGGGAGGCGGTGGCCGCGGCCGAAGAGAAGGCATCGGCCTTCGCCGGGGGGGAGCACATCCTCTTCGTCGATGACGAGCGGAGCATCGCCGATCTCGGCAACCAGGGGTTGAAACGGCTCGGATACCGGGTGAGCGCAACCACCAGCGGACCCGAGGCCCTGGAGCTGTTCCGCGAGCGACCCGACGACTTCGACCTGGTGATCACAGACCAGACCATGCCCCAGATGACCGGGACCGTCCTGGCCGGGCACCTGGTTGGGATCCGGCCGGACATCCCGATCATCCTCTGCACCGGCTACAGCCCGGGACTGACCCCGGAGGCGGTCGCCGCCCTGGGCATCCGGGAAATGGTGAACAAACCCCTCACGGCCCGCGAGTACGGCGAGGCCATCCGCCGGGTCCTGGTCGGGGCGTCGGCCTGA
- a CDS encoding carboxypeptidase-like regulatory domain-containing protein, translated as MRKGLLLVLVLMVVFGMPGACLALGGKVSYPDGSPAVGATVTLSSGEEERSVTVTCDAQGRFDIGAAAPADAYVRISAPDGKDYVGASLPAALFEGNGLAVVLQPRK; from the coding sequence ATGCGCAAAGGGTTGCTGCTGGTGTTGGTTTTGATGGTGGTTTTCGGGATGCCCGGAGCGTGTCTGGCGCTGGGGGGGAAGGTGAGCTACCCGGACGGCAGCCCGGCGGTCGGGGCGACTGTCACCCTCTCGAGCGGGGAGGAAGAGCGGTCGGTGACGGTGACCTGTGATGCCCAGGGGCGCTTCGACATCGGCGCCGCGGCCCCGGCGGACGCTTACGTCAGGATCAGCGCGCCGGACGGCAAGGACTATGTCGGCGCCAGCCTGCCCGCGGCCCTGTTCGAAGGGAACGGACTGGCGGTGGTTCTTCAGCCGCGCAAGTAG
- a CDS encoding fibronectin type III domain-containing protein, which produces MQNIILSMTDTQVPIIFSGPTVSAITDKSVVVEWQTDETATGGVKYGLADPPGTAVNETGSSTTHSLVLNGLTPDRTYYLSVFATDAAGNGPTESGVISFRTEPTPDTTAPVILEGPTVTSITHNSAVVEWTTDEPTSGVLHYGTTTEVDQTVTDPTLSTSHRVTVADLAPETLHYLKIAATDEPGNGPTESALVSFETVAEPDTAAPVIVEGPMAINISDTEATIVWTTDEPATSGVSYNDGIAYGVASDDTLVTEHVVHLTGLDPTTLYTFTVSSKDGFNNGPTLSAPRTFTTLATPDTLAPVIIEGPLVVNTTHQSAVIRWVTDEQADGVIEYGTTDALGATLGRTALVRQHNIPIVNLPADTLFYFRVLSRDAAGNGPAASTIYTFRTEREPDTKKQQVTRGPEIIHKTDRSLTVFWETDEPADTVVNYGQGSDTNLRRANGAKLNRHQVTLVNLQPSTDYSIGIASTDLSGNTVVARAEREIVFLAADTGGSGSDAGAGFTVPLGVTTNPDPDTAVPVITEGPAVIAVTDSTATLRWVTDEIADSRVSYGLQGGSLSLFAGDIAQVTEHVVVLTNLAPATAYSFQAASVDPSGNGPTASATVSFTTDAAPDTAGPAFTTAPYAAEVFETSARIAWDTDEPATTQVKFGTSDTALDSVRTLPGLSTGHALTLTNLSPSTTYYLQAVSMDGSGNVSESVVATFSTLELAVDDTAPDGSISINWGDEATSSTAVDLVLLASDDSGGAIDMRFSNDGSTWSAWQAYAAGKSWTLSAGLGTKTVYAQFRDGAGNIATCNDTIRLDSVSGGSVTPGSGVTVTPTPDVRLTFETVTAGGEVTVTTGGEPDGPANFRILPGSSCDVTTAAGYSGTITVCLGYDEAELADPGNESSLALFHYSGGSWTDITTSVDTVNDRVCGETASLSPFLIGEPTETSPGGSTGSGGESVAADPTRVPVMGGAWLLLGIGAGMGLLCRRRRDE; this is translated from the coding sequence TTGCAGAATATAATCCTCTCCATGACCGACACCCAAGTGCCGATCATTTTTTCCGGCCCAACGGTTTCGGCCATTACTGACAAGTCGGTAGTTGTCGAATGGCAAACCGATGAGACGGCAACCGGCGGAGTCAAGTACGGCCTTGCCGACCCGCCGGGGACGGCAGTCAACGAAACCGGCTCGTCCACAACCCACTCCCTGGTGTTAAACGGTCTGACCCCAGACAGAACCTACTACCTCAGCGTCTTCGCCACCGACGCCGCCGGCAACGGCCCGACCGAAAGCGGGGTCATCTCCTTCCGGACCGAACCGACGCCGGACACGACCGCACCGGTCATCCTGGAGGGCCCGACGGTGACCTCCATCACCCACAACTCCGCCGTTGTGGAATGGACCACCGACGAGCCCACGAGCGGGGTGCTCCATTACGGGACGACGACTGAGGTGGATCAAACCGTAACTGATCCGACCCTGTCCACCAGCCACCGGGTGACCGTAGCGGACCTCGCACCGGAAACCCTCCACTACCTCAAGATCGCCGCCACCGACGAGCCCGGCAACGGCCCGACCGAGAGCGCCCTGGTCTCCTTCGAGACCGTCGCCGAGCCCGACACGGCGGCGCCGGTGATCGTCGAGGGGCCTATGGCGATCAACATCTCCGACACCGAGGCGACGATCGTCTGGACGACCGACGAGCCGGCGACCAGCGGCGTCTCCTACAACGACGGCATCGCCTACGGGGTGGCCAGCGACGATACCCTGGTGACCGAGCACGTGGTCCACCTGACCGGCCTTGACCCGACCACCCTCTACACCTTCACCGTCTCCTCGAAGGACGGCTTCAACAACGGGCCGACCCTGAGCGCCCCCCGGACCTTCACTACCCTGGCCACCCCCGACACCCTGGCGCCGGTGATCATCGAGGGGCCGCTGGTGGTCAACACCACCCACCAGTCGGCGGTGATCCGCTGGGTGACCGACGAGCAGGCCGACGGGGTCATCGAGTACGGCACCACGGACGCCCTCGGCGCGACCCTCGGCCGCACGGCCCTGGTCCGGCAGCACAACATCCCCATCGTCAATCTGCCGGCCGACACCCTCTTCTACTTCCGGGTCCTCTCCCGGGACGCGGCGGGCAACGGCCCGGCGGCGAGCACGATCTATACCTTCCGCACCGAGCGGGAGCCCGACACCAAAAAGCAGCAGGTCACCCGGGGGCCGGAGATCATCCACAAGACCGACAGGAGCCTCACCGTCTTCTGGGAGACCGACGAGCCGGCCGACACGGTGGTCAACTACGGCCAGGGCTCCGACACCAACCTGCGCCGGGCGAACGGCGCCAAGCTCAATCGGCACCAGGTCACCCTGGTCAACCTGCAGCCGAGTACCGATTACTCCATCGGCATCGCCTCCACCGACCTGAGCGGCAACACGGTCGTTGCCCGGGCCGAAAGGGAGATCGTCTTCCTCGCGGCCGACACGGGCGGCAGCGGCAGCGACGCCGGGGCCGGCTTCACCGTGCCGCTGGGGGTCACCACCAACCCCGACCCCGATACGGCCGTGCCGGTCATCACCGAGGGGCCGGCGGTGATCGCTGTCACCGACAGCACCGCCACCCTTCGCTGGGTGACCGACGAGATCGCCGACAGCCGGGTGAGTTACGGTCTGCAGGGTGGATCCCTGAGTCTCTTTGCCGGCGACATCGCCCAGGTGACCGAGCATGTCGTGGTGCTGACCAACCTCGCCCCGGCGACCGCCTACAGCTTCCAGGCGGCCTCGGTCGACCCGAGCGGCAACGGGCCGACCGCCAGCGCGACCGTGAGCTTCACCACCGATGCCGCGCCCGACACGGCAGGGCCGGCCTTCACCACGGCGCCCTACGCCGCCGAGGTCTTCGAAACCAGCGCCCGGATCGCGTGGGATACCGACGAACCGGCCACCACCCAGGTGAAGTTCGGCACCAGCGATACGGCCCTGGACAGCGTCCGGACCCTGCCGGGTCTTTCCACCGGTCACGCCCTCACCCTGACCAACCTCTCGCCCTCGACCACCTACTATCTGCAGGCGGTCTCCATGGACGGGTCGGGGAACGTCTCGGAGAGCGTCGTGGCCACCTTCTCGACCCTGGAGCTGGCGGTGGACGATACGGCCCCGGACGGCTCGATCAGCATTAACTGGGGCGATGAGGCGACGAGCAGCACCGCCGTCGATCTCGTCCTCCTCGCCTCCGATGACAGCGGGGGGGCCATCGACATGCGCTTCAGCAACGACGGCTCAACATGGAGCGCCTGGCAGGCCTACGCCGCCGGCAAATCGTGGACCCTCTCGGCGGGCCTCGGCACCAAGACCGTCTATGCCCAGTTCCGCGACGGGGCGGGCAACATCGCCACCTGCAACGACACCATCCGCCTGGATAGCGTCTCGGGTGGCAGCGTTACCCCCGGCTCCGGAGTGACCGTCACCCCGACCCCGGATGTCCGGCTTACCTTCGAGACCGTGACCGCCGGAGGCGAGGTTACCGTCACCACCGGCGGCGAGCCGGACGGACCCGCCAACTTCCGCATCCTGCCCGGCTCCTCCTGCGACGTCACCACCGCCGCCGGCTACTCCGGGACGATCACGGTCTGCCTCGGCTACGACGAGGCCGAGCTGGCCGATCCCGGCAACGAGTCGAGCCTGGCCCTCTTCCACTACAGCGGCGGCAGTTGGACCGACATCACCACCTCGGTCGACACGGTTAACGACCGGGTCTGCGGGGAAACCGCCTCCCTGTCGCCCTTCCTGATCGGGGAGCCGACGGAGACCTCCCCGGGCGGGTCGACAGGATCCGGAGGGGAGAGCGTCGCCGCCGACCCGACGCGGGTGCCGGTGATGGGCGGCGCCTGGCTGCTCCTCGGCATCGGGGCGGGCATGGGGCTGCTGTGCCGGCGGCGCAGGGATGAGTAG
- a CDS encoding M23 family metallopeptidase, producing the protein MKLRGILAILVAVVLVTLAIFYFQDTDAPQLSLSPKPGPISAKTAIQLTVHDAGAGLKSVEVRAVQGETTFPLASQAFAGEKTPQKLEFALDKKGLKDGPVELRVVASDGSAYHFGAGNRAEQSFTFDLDRRAPVISVVSNAHNFTQGGSGLVVYTLNEEVEKTGVTVGELFFPGHRQESGRYVSLFAFPHNMKQGEFLPKVVAVDRAGNERRAGFYYHTNRKTFRQRQINISDNFLETKTPEFEELAPDLQEPLEIFLKVNRDLRVQNRAALAGFAARTAPRPLWDGPFLRQPNAATLALFGDNRAYLHKGKKVDRQTHLGIDLASTAQAQVPAANGGNVVFADYLGIYGLCVIIDHGLGLQTLYGHLSSVEVNEGDAVTRGQTLGRTGATGMAGGDHLHYGVILAGLPVSPVEWWDGSWLNNNITGKLELAAETDAN; encoded by the coding sequence TTGAAACTCAGAGGCATCCTCGCCATCCTGGTGGCCGTCGTCCTGGTCACCCTCGCCATCTTTTACTTCCAGGACACCGACGCCCCCCAGCTTTCCCTGAGCCCGAAGCCCGGCCCGATCTCGGCCAAGACCGCCATCCAGCTCACCGTCCATGACGCCGGTGCCGGCCTGAAGAGCGTGGAGGTGAGAGCGGTCCAGGGAGAGACGACCTTTCCCCTGGCCAGCCAGGCCTTTGCCGGGGAAAAGACCCCCCAGAAGCTCGAATTCGCCCTCGACAAGAAGGGCCTCAAGGACGGCCCGGTCGAACTCCGCGTGGTCGCCTCCGACGGCTCCGCCTACCATTTCGGGGCGGGCAACCGGGCCGAACAGAGCTTCACCTTCGACCTGGACCGCCGGGCTCCGGTCATCTCGGTCGTCTCCAACGCCCACAACTTCACCCAGGGCGGATCGGGCCTGGTCGTCTACACCCTCAACGAGGAGGTCGAGAAGACCGGGGTGACGGTGGGAGAGCTCTTCTTCCCGGGTCACCGGCAGGAGTCGGGGCGCTACGTCTCCCTGTTCGCCTTTCCCCACAACATGAAGCAGGGGGAATTCCTGCCCAAGGTGGTCGCCGTGGACCGGGCCGGCAACGAGCGCAGGGCCGGGTTCTACTACCACACCAACAGGAAGACCTTCCGCCAGCGCCAGATCAACATCAGCGACAACTTCCTGGAGACCAAGACCCCCGAGTTCGAGGAGCTGGCCCCCGACCTCCAGGAGCCACTGGAGATCTTCCTCAAGGTCAACCGCGACCTGCGGGTGCAGAACCGGGCCGCCCTCGCCGGGTTCGCCGCCCGGACGGCCCCCCGGCCCCTGTGGGACGGGCCCTTCCTGCGCCAGCCCAACGCCGCCACCCTGGCCCTGTTCGGCGACAACCGCGCGTACCTTCACAAGGGGAAGAAGGTCGACCGCCAGACCCACCTCGGCATCGACCTGGCCTCCACCGCCCAGGCCCAGGTGCCCGCGGCCAACGGGGGCAACGTGGTCTTCGCCGACTACCTCGGCATCTACGGGCTGTGCGTCATCATCGACCACGGCCTCGGACTGCAGACCCTCTACGGCCACCTGAGCTCGGTCGAGGTCAACGAAGGCGACGCGGTCACCCGGGGCCAGACCCTCGGCCGCACCGGCGCCACCGGCATGGCCGGCGGCGACCACCTGCACTACGGGGTGATCCTCGCCGGGCTTCCAGTCAGCCCGGTAGAGTGGTGGGACGGCAGCTGGCTGAACAACAACATCACGGGCAAACTGGAACTGGCGGCGGAGACGGACGCCAACTAA